A section of the Campylobacterota bacterium genome encodes:
- a CDS encoding WD40 repeat domain-containing protein yields MNNHSYLRKIILCLHFLLLFICSCQALVVGSNAVFSRASETVFSAVDSDNKMIGFVAMEDGFTLQDKMTTCSFDAFFPVSGNVNLNGGKLYLTQDLIFSNTYKIKSPGRIYGNNDYAVTLGKQLGEIVLPNVSQNGSLISITSKDMQDDVFSVDWSHDSQYLAVGIDGNGGLDELQVLYFDGSTLTKTQGVDLGKDVLSVRWHPSDHYLAIGRQSGSGAEFCVYYLNVSNGTFTLQDSVELGSRRVYATGWTPDGAHVLTGLSSGTDELRLYSFSTGSGTLTEVATADFATNRHVNMDALSWSPWGDYFAVGTRRDTDAGVTELLLYEFDGASLTLTVSVDLNADVEAVSWSPTSSYIAVGTDTGSERVKMYFYNHSAGRLELRISESESREVEDLHFDPSGTLLATGLDAGSSSKVKVYSFDAGSEVLTFLDEVASNNDVTTVRWAPNGQCIAHGSKNDNVVVSKFLMEGFLFDNLTLVLCDDARFIEDVFIDGTCKIVGNGKKLSINDGKSIFVRPSANLTIEDACLSNFGQGKLVCMDDSGGIVLKNTQITLSRDYTFSHGAVAFEDEVLISGTSKFVYASSRSSTINSASVVKFDRSVTLSYNPGVARKDLLYFDDSTAMLFFNGCNLHATHTGLELSGGMLVFDGSVSVSSEARNSAESVVFKSDLDVRVLGNATINLYGIITSD; encoded by the coding sequence ATGAATAATCATAGCTATCTAAGAAAAATTATTCTCTGTCTGCATTTTTTGTTGTTGTTTATTTGCAGCTGTCAGGCACTTGTGGTTGGCTCAAACGCTGTTTTTTCTCGTGCGTCAGAAACGGTGTTTTCAGCAGTCGATTCAGATAATAAAATGATTGGCTTTGTTGCTATGGAAGATGGTTTTACCTTACAAGATAAAATGACAACTTGTTCGTTTGATGCTTTTTTTCCTGTCTCAGGAAATGTGAATTTGAACGGTGGAAAGTTATACCTTACGCAAGATCTTATTTTTTCTAACACATATAAAATAAAAAGTCCTGGTCGGATATACGGTAATAATGATTATGCTGTGACATTGGGTAAACAGCTAGGTGAGATAGTTTTACCCAATGTTTCTCAAAATGGTTCGCTAATCAGTATTACGTCTAAAGATATGCAGGACGATGTGTTCTCAGTCGACTGGTCACACGATAGTCAATACCTGGCTGTTGGTATCGATGGGAATGGCGGTTTAGATGAACTACAGGTTTTATATTTTGATGGATCAACATTGACAAAGACCCAGGGGGTGGACTTGGGTAAGGATGTGCTTAGTGTTCGCTGGCATCCATCGGATCATTACCTAGCAATTGGACGCCAGTCGGGTTCGGGTGCTGAGTTTTGTGTGTATTATCTCAATGTTTCAAATGGTACTTTTACTTTGCAAGATTCGGTTGAGCTAGGCAGCCGCCGTGTTTATGCAACCGGGTGGACTCCAGATGGTGCCCACGTATTGACTGGATTGTCAAGTGGAACTGATGAGTTACGCCTTTATTCATTTTCGACAGGTTCTGGAACTTTGACAGAGGTTGCAACGGCTGATTTTGCAACAAACAGACATGTTAATATGGATGCGTTGTCTTGGTCTCCATGGGGAGATTATTTTGCAGTTGGAACGCGGCGAGATACAGATGCGGGAGTAACAGAGTTACTGTTGTATGAATTTGACGGGGCTAGTTTGACATTGACCGTCAGTGTTGATTTGAATGCAGATGTTGAAGCGGTTTCATGGTCACCTACAAGCTCGTACATAGCTGTAGGAACTGATACCGGGTCTGAGCGCGTTAAGATGTATTTTTATAATCATTCTGCGGGCAGACTTGAACTTAGAATTTCTGAAAGTGAATCACGTGAGGTTGAAGATTTACACTTTGATCCATCAGGCACGTTGTTGGCAACAGGCCTAGATGCTGGGAGTAGTTCAAAAGTCAAGGTGTATAGTTTTGATGCAGGTTCCGAGGTGTTAACTTTTCTTGATGAAGTTGCCTCGAATAATGATGTTACCACAGTACGGTGGGCTCCAAACGGACAGTGTATAGCACACGGTAGTAAAAATGATAATGTGGTAGTGAGCAAGTTTTTAATGGAGGGGTTTCTTTTTGATAATTTGACACTTGTGCTGTGTGATGATGCTCGGTTCATCGAAGATGTTTTTATAGATGGCACGTGTAAAATAGTGGGCAATGGCAAGAAACTATCAATTAACGATGGTAAGTCAATTTTTGTTCGTCCATCAGCAAATCTGACCATTGAAGACGCATGCTTGTCGAATTTTGGGCAAGGTAAGCTTGTTTGTATGGATGATTCTGGTGGTATCGTGTTAAAAAATACGCAAATAACACTTTCTCGAGATTATACCTTTTCACACGGGGCGGTGGCGTTTGAGGATGAAGTGTTGATATCTGGAACGAGTAAGTTTGTTTATGCATCTTCGCGTTCAAGCACGATTAATTCAGCATCTGTGGTTAAGTTTGATCGAAGTGTTACGTTGAGCTACAACCCTGGGGTTGCGCGCAAAGACTTGTTGTACTTTGACGACTCAACAGCAATGTTGTTTTTTAATGGATGTAATCTTCATGCTACGCATACGGGTCTTGAGCTGAGTGGGGGTATGCTCGTCTTTGATGGTAGCGTCTCAGTGAGCAGCGAGGCCAGAAATAGCGCTGAATCGGTTGTTTTTAAATCAGATCTTGACGTCAGAGTCTTGGGGAATGCTACTATAAATTTATATGGGATTATAACGTCAGATTAA